Proteins encoded together in one bacterium window:
- a CDS encoding restriction endonuclease, with product MKFWLWLLLALILFFSTAFLIKQEFSVKTVEAFLISFIIVGIIWIVGLRLIIGNKRPLSGKKLRNPHMATSEEFEQLCAEIYSHKGYKTELTPKGGDYGIDVIARKGKETIIIGAKRYAQNHSVSNRWVQQLLGAMHKCSADSSVLITTSKFTKNAIEQAKNAPIELIDGNDLKTIIHRLWL from the coding sequence TTGAAATTTTGGTTATGGCTTTTATTAGCTCTAATATTATTCTTCTCCACTGCTTTTTTAATTAAGCAAGAATTCTCTGTAAAAACTGTCGAGGCATTTCTAATTTCGTTTATCATTGTCGGTATAATATGGATTGTTGGCTTACGATTAATAATCGGAAATAAGAGGCCTCTTTCTGGGAAAAAGCTCAGAAATCCACATATGGCTACATCTGAGGAGTTTGAACAGCTTTGTGCCGAAATTTACAGTCATAAAGGCTATAAAACAGAATTAACACCCAAGGGCGGAGATTACGGAATAGATGTTATTGCACGAAAAGGAAAAGAGACAATTATTATCGGGGCAAAGCGTTATGCTCAAAATCACTCGGTGAGTAATCGTTGGGTGCAACAACTACTCGGTGCGATGCATAAGTGTAGTGCTGATAGCTCCGTTCTTATTACAACAAGCAAATTTACAAAAAATGCTATCGAACAAGCTAAAAATGCCCCCATCGAGCTAATC